A single window of Dermacentor albipictus isolate Rhodes 1998 colony chromosome 1, USDA_Dalb.pri_finalv2, whole genome shotgun sequence DNA harbors:
- the AP-2alpha gene encoding AP-2 complex subunit alpha: MPAVRGDGIRGLAVFISDIRNCKSKEAEIKRINKELANIRSKFKGDKTLDGYQKKKYVCKLLFIFLLGHDIDFGHMEAVNLLSSNKYSEKQIGYLFISVLLNENSELMRLIIQSIKNDLCARNPIHVNLALQCIANIGSREMAETFGGEIPKLLVSGDTIDVVKQSAALCLLRLLRTLPDITPSGEWTSRIIHLLNDQHMGVVTAAVSLIDALVKKNPDEYRGCVSLAVSRLSRIVTASYTDLQDYTYYFVPAPWLSMKLLRLLQNYPPPDDPGVRGRLNECLETILNKAQEPPKSKKVQHSNAKNAVLFEAISLIIHMDRLGAVIEPNLLVRACNQLGQFLQHRETNLRYLALESLCLLATSEFSHEAVKKHQETVVNALKTERDVSVRQRAVDLLYAMCDKSNAEEIVAEMLAYLETADYSIREEMVLKVAILAEKYASDYTWYVDVILNLIRIAGDYVSEEVWYRVIQIVINREDVQGYAAKTVFEALQAPACHENMVKVAGYILGEFGNLIAGDQRSSPLIQFQLLHSKYHLCSASTRALLLTTYVKFINLFPEIKTEIQNILGSNNNIRCADSELQQRAVEYLSLSQIASPDVLATVLEEMPPFPERESSILAILKRKKPGMSEGINASNKENLRAAPLLVDGAAPANGTTAPATMDLLGLSLDQTAPPAPPASTNGTTACLVDVFEDQSSGSQGSTAVVVSSEEGLKKFVCKHNGILFENDLLQIGVKAEFRQNLGRVGLFYGNKTASQFQSFLPNVTIDNMALSIQLKPVEPAIEAGAQVEQMVNVECVQDFAEAPGLVVQFVYCGVQQKFTLQLPVFLNKFLEPTIMNSESFFSRWKNLSSPGQEEQKIFKARFPMENEGIRSKLSGFGMQLLDGIDPNPDNFVCAGIIHTRALQIGSLLRLEPNRQAQMYRLTIRSSKDGVSKILVDLLQEHF, translated from the coding sequence ATGCCTGCAGTGCGAGGGGACGGCATCCGCGGCCTGGCGGTGTTCATATCGGATATCCGAAACTGCAAGAGCAAGGAGGCGGAGATCAAGCGCATCAACAAGGAGCTTGCAAACATTCGTTCCAAGTTTAAAGGGGACAAGACACTTGATGGCTACCAGAAGAAGAAATACGTGTGTAAGCTCCTGTTCATTTTCCTTCTGGGCCACGACATTGACTTCGGCCACATGGAGGCGGTAAACCTGCTCAGCTCGAACAAATACTCCGAGAAGCAAATAGGCTACCTGTTTATCTCTGTGCTGTTGAACGAGAACAGCGAGTTAATGCGACTCATTATTCAAAGCATCAAGAACGACTTGTGCGCCCGCAACCCCATCCATGTGAACCTTGCGCTGCAGTGCATCGCCAATATTGGAAGCCGTGAGATGGCCGAGACCTTTGGCGGCGAGATCCCCAAGCTCCTGGTATCCGGCGACACCATTGACGTGGTGAAGCAAAGCGCCGCACTGTGTTTGCTGCGGTTGTTGCGTACCCTGCCGGACATTACGCCCAGCGGTGAATGGACATCGCGCATCATACACTTACTCAACGACCAGCACATGGGCGTCGTTACGGCTGCTGTGAGCCTCATTGACGCACTGGTCAAGAAGAACCCAGACGAGTACAGGGGCTGCGTGTCCTTGGCGGTGTCTCGGCTAAGCCGCATCGTGACCGCATCGTACACGGACCTGCAAGACTACACTTACTACTTCGTGCCGGCTCCCTGGCTGAGCATGAAGCTTCTGCGCCTGCTGCAGAACTACCCGCCCCCTGACGACCCAGGTGTCCGGGGTCGCCTGAACGAGTGTCTTGAGACCATCCTGAACAAGGCTCAGGAGCCGCCCAAGTCTAAGAAAGTGCAGCATTCCAATGCGAAGAATGCGGTGCTCTTTGAGGCGATATCGCTCATTATCCACATGGACCGACTGGGCGCCGTCATTGAGCCGAACCTGCTCGTGCGAGCCTGCAATCAGCTAGGGCAATTTTTACAGCATCGTGAGACTAATCTGAGGTATCTGGCCCTGGAGAGTCTCTGCCTGTTGGCCACTTCGGAGTTCTCACACGAGGCCGTGAAGAAGCACCAGGAGACGGTCGTGAACGCGCTCAAGACGGAGCGCGATGTTAGCGTTCGTCAGCGAGCCGTTGACCTGCTCTATGCCATGTGCGACAAGTCCAACGCTGAAGAGATTGTGGCAGAGATGCTGGCATATCTGGAAACAGCAGACTACTCCATCCGTGAGGAGATGGTCCTCAAGGTCGCCATTTTGGCAGAAAAGTATGCCTCGGACTACACATGGTATGTGGATGTCATCCTTAACCTCATCCGCATTGCAGGTGACTACGTCAGTGAGGAGGTCTGGTACCGTGTCATCCAAATAGTTATCAACAGAGAGGATGTGCAAGGTTATGCCGCAAAGACTGTCTTTGAGGCACTTCAAGCACCTGCCTGCCATGAAAACATGGTCAAGGTAGCTGGTTATATCCTTGGAGAGTTTGGCAACTTGATTGCTGGTGATCAGCGTTCCAGTCCACTGATCCAGTTTCAGCTACTGCACTCCAAGTATCATCTTTGTTCTGCCAGTACCAGAGCACTCTTGCTGACCACATATGTGAAGTTCATCAATCTTTTTCCAGAGATTAAAACTGAAATCCAGAATATCCTTGGTAGCAACAACAACATTCGCTGTGCTGACTCGGAGTTGCAGCAGCGTGCGGTTGAATACTTGAGCCTGAGCCAGATTGCTTCACCTGATGTGCTGGCAACAGTTTTAGAAGAAATGCCCCCATTTCCTGAAAGAGAGTCTTCAATCCTGGCAATCCTCAAGCGCAAGAAACCAGGCATGTCTGAAGGTATTAATGCCAGCAATAAGGAAAACCTTCGTGCAGCGCCATTGTTGGTAGATGGCGCCGCTCCTGCAAATGGAACAACAGCCCCTGCGACTATGGACCTGCTTGGCCTTTCTCTCGACCAGACTGCTCCACCTGCCCCACCAGCATCCACAAATGGCACGACAGCTTGCTTAGTAGACGTGTTTGAAGACCAGTCTTCAGGATCACAGGGCAGCACAGCTGTGGTGGTTTCTAGTGAAGAGGGTCTAAAAAAATTTGTGTGCAAGCATAATGGCATTTTATTTGAAAATGACCTTCTGCAGATTGGTGTCAAGGCTGAATTTCGGCAGAATCTTGGCCGTGTTGGACTCTTCTATGGTAACAAGACTGCATCCCAATTTCAGAGTTTTCTGCCCAACGTGACAATCGACAACATGGCACTAAGCATCCAGTTGAAGCCTGTGGAACCAGCCATTGAAGCAGGAGCACAAGTTGAGCAGATGGTCAACGTGGAGTGCGTTCAGGACTTTGCAGAAGCTCCAGGACTGGTTGTGCAGTTCGTCTATTGTGGTGTGCAGCAGAAGTTTACTCTGCAGCTGCCAGTGTTTCTCAACAAGTTTTTGGAGCCAACAATTATGAACTCTGAGTCATTCTTTTCCCGCTGGAAGAATCTGAGTAGCCCTGGTCAAGAGGAACAGAAGATATTTAAAGCACGCTTTCCTATGGAGAATGAGGGCATCCGCAGCAAGCTCTCCGGCTTTGGCATGCAGCTCCTGGACGGCATTGATCCTAACCCAGACAACTTTGTCTGTGCCGGAATCATCCACACTCGTGCTCTTCAAATTGGTTCCTTGCTGCGACTTGAACCCAACCGGCAAGCACAGATGTATCGGCTTACCATTCGAAGCAGCAAGGACGGAGTGTCCAAGATCCTAGTTGACCTTCTGCAGGAGCACTTTTAA